The Malus domestica chromosome 06, GDT2T_hap1 genome has a segment encoding these proteins:
- the LOC103438007 gene encoding zinc finger protein BRUTUS-like isoform X2, with translation MMAEFLPWLSSSVSPDEHQDLQKCLRKIVPEEKLLQQVIFTWMGGRNSVDMFGSCLDAPQFQCCVDSGASTSSQHMEKENSACECRTGKRKYLESSTDVSDNIAGHPINEILLWHNAIKRELNEIAEEARKIQCYGDFTNISAFNERLQFIAEVCIFHSIAEDKVIFPAVDGKISFFQEHAEEESQFNEFRCLIENIQSAGAISTSADFYAKLCSHADQIMETIQRHFSNEEVQVLPLAREHFSFKRQRELLYQSLCMMPLRLIERVLPWLVGTLTEDETKNFLKNMQLAAPVPDSALVTLFSGWACKARSQGSCLSSSAIGCCPVKSFTDIEEGFVRSACACSSASSARDSLTPAQANNVKRPAKRNVSMSCKHNGSDQSCRVPGLGVNSNNLGPSSLFGAKSLRSLSFSSGAPSLNSSLFVWEMDHSSSDIGCGERPIDTIFKFHKAIRKDLEYLDSESGKLSYCDETTLRQFIGRFRLLWGLYRAHSNAEDDIVFPALESKEALHNVSHSYTLDHKQEEKLFEDISCVLSELSHLHKSLQKDHMDEDSAGSSIGFSAANGNYSKKYDKLATKLQGMCKSIKVTLDQHIFREELELWPLFGRHFTVEEQDKIVGRIIGTTGAEVLQSMLPWVTSALTQDEQNKMMDTWKQATKNTMFNEWLNECWKGISELTSQTETSESSTPQKGVEFQESLDQTDQMFKPGWKDIFRMNQNELESEIRKVYRDATLDPRRKAYLVQNLMTSRWIATQQKLPQEIAGESSNGEDMVGHSPMYRDAEKKEFGCEHYKRNCKLRAACCGKLFTCRFCHDNVSDHSMDRKATSEMMCMRCLTVQPVGPICTTPSCNELSMAKYYCNICKFFDDERTVYHCPFCNLCRLGKGLGIDFFHCMTCNCCLGIKLVNHKCLEKSLETNCPICCDFLFTSSATVRALPCGHYMHSACFQAYTSSHYTCPICSKSLGDMAVYFGMLDALLAAEQLPEEYRNRCQDILCNDCDRKGTSRFHWLYHKCGNCGSYNTRVIKGETSYTDCSTPN, from the exons ATGATGGCCGAGTTCCTTCCATGGCTTTCATCATCTGTTTCACCTGATGAACATCAGGATTTGCAAAAATGCTTAAGGAAGATTGTTCCAGAGGAAAAGCTTCTTCAACAA GTCATTTTCACCTGGATGGGAGGTAGAAACAGTGTTGACATGTTCGGAAGTTGTCTAGATGCCCCTCAGTTCCAATGTTGTGTGGATTCTGGTGCTAGCACATCAAGTCAACATATGGAGAAGGAAAATTCTGCATGCGAGTGCAGGACTGGGAAAAGGAAGTACTTAGAATCAAGTACTGATGTTTCTGATAACATTGCAGGGCACCCAATAAATGAAATACTTCTTTGGCATAATGCCATTAAAAGGGAGTTAAATGAGATAGCTGAGGAGGCTAGGAAGATACAATGTTATGGAGATTTTACTAATATATCAGCTTTCAATGAGAGGTTGCAATTTATCGCTGAAGTTTGCATCTTTCACAG TATTGCTGAGGACAAGGTCATATTTCCAGCAGTTGATGGAAAAATTTCCTTTTTCCAAGAGCATGCTGAAGAAGAAAGTCAATTCAACGAATTCAGGTGTTTGATTGAAAATATTCAAAGTGCAGGAGCCATCTCTACTTCCGCTGATTTTTATGCAAAGTTATGTTCTCATGCTGATCAAATAATGGAAACTATCCAGAGGCACTTTAGCAATGAAGAAGTTCAG GTTCTTCCACTTGCTCGAGAGCACTTCAGCTTCAAAAGGCAGCGTGAACTTTTGTATCAATCTTTGTGTATGATGCCCTTAAGACTGATTGAGCGTGTTTTACCTTGGCTGGTTGGAACGTTGACTGAAGATGAAACaaagaattttctcaaaaacaTGCAGTTAGCAG CTCCAGTGCCTGATTCTGCTTTAGTAACACTCTTTTCGGGATGGGCATGCAAGGCTCGTAGTCAGGGTTCATGCTTGTCGTCAAGTGCAATTGGTTGCTGTCCTGTTAAAAGCTTCACTGATATTGAAGAAGGTTTTGTTCGTTCAGCATGTGCGTGTTCTTCCGCATCGTCTGCTAGAGACAGCCTGACACCAGCTCAAGCAAATAATGTGAAGAGGCCAGCCAAACGAAATGTTTCTATGTCATGCAAACACAATGGTAGTGACCAGTCCTGCCGTGTCCCAGGTTTAGGAGTGAACAGCAATAATCTTGGGCCGAGTTCTCTTTTTGGGGCCAAGTCTTTGCGATCCTTATCTTTCAGCTCTGGTGCCCCATCACTGAATTCCAGTCTTTTTGTCTGGGAAATGGATCATTCTTCTTCTGATATTGGCTGTGGGGAACGCCCTATTGATActatttttaaatttcataaagcCATACGCAAAGATTTGGAGTATTTAGATAGTGAATCTGGAAAGCTTAGTTATTGTGATGAAACCACTCTTCGGCAGTTCATAGGAAGGTTTCGTTTACTGTGGGGATTATACAGAGCGCATAGTAATGCGGAGGATGATATAGTGTTTCCTGCACTGGAATCCAAAGAGGCGCTTCATAATGTGAGTCACTCATACACACTGGACCATAAACAGGAGGAGAAATTATTTGAAGATATCTCATGTGTTCTGTCGGAGCTTTCTCACCTTCATAAAAGCTTGCAAAAGGATCACATGGACGAGGATTCAGCTGGAAGTAGCATTGGCTTTTCTGCTGCTAATGGTAACTACTCTAAAAAGTATGACAAGCTAGCTACGAAGCTTCAAGGAATGTGCAAATCAATCAAGGTTACACTAGATCAGCATATTTTCAGGGAAGAACTGGAGCTGTGGCCATTATTCGGCAGACACTTCACTGTGGAGGAGCAAGACAAAATAGTTGGCCGCATTATTGGGACCACGGGTGCTGAGGTGCTCCAATCAATGTTACCATGGGTGACTTCTGCACTTACTCAGGATGAACAGAACAAAATGATGGATACGTGGAAGCAAGCAACTAAAAATACAATGTTCAATGAGTGGCTTAATGAATGCTGGAAAGGAATTTCAGAATTAACTTCACAGACTGAAACATCGGAAAGTAGCACTCCTCAAAAAG ggGTTGAATTTCAAGAAAGCTTGGATCAGACTGATCAGATGTTCAAACCTGGTTGGAAGGATATTTTCCGTATGAATCAAAATGAACTTGAGTCAGAGATCAGAAAGGTTTATCGTGATGCGACTCTTGATCCAAGGAGAAAGGCATATCTTGTGCAGAATCTTATGACTAG CCGCTGGATAGCTACTCAGCAGAAGTTACCTCAAGAAATAGCTGGAGAATCATCTAATGGTGAAGACATGGTTGGACACTCACCAATGTATCGAGATGCTGAGAAAAAAGAGTTTGGGTGTGAACACTATAAAAGAAACTGTAAACTCCGAGCTGCTTGCTGTGGCAAGTTATTTACGTGTAGATTTTGCCATGACAATGTGAGCGATCATTCAATGGATAG GAAAGCAACATCTGAAATGATGTGCATGCGCTGCCTGACCGTTCAGCCTGTTGGGCCAATATGCACTACACCTTCATGCAATGAACTCTCCATGGCAAAGTACTACTGCAATATATGTAAATTTTTTGACGATGAAAG GACTGTGTATCATTGCCCATTTTGCAATTTATGCCGACTTGGAAAGGGTCTTGGCATTGACTTCTTTCATTGCATGACATGCAATTGTTGCCTGGGGATAAAGTTAGTGAACCACAAGTGCCTGGAGAAGAGTTTAGAAACAAATTGCCCCATCTGCTGTGATTTCTTATTCACATCAAGTGCAACGGTTCGAGCTCTGCCTTGTGGCCACTACATGCATTCTGCTTGCTTTCAG GCATACACTTCCAGTCACTATACTTGTCCAATTTGCAGCAAATCTTTGGGAGATATGGCA GTTTACTTTGGCATGCTTGACGCATTATTGGCTGCCGAGCAGCTTCCAGAGGAATACAGGAACCGTTGTCAG GACATTCTATGTAACGACTGTGATCGAAAGGGTACCTCACGGTTTCACTGGCTATATCACAAGTGCGGGAACTGCGGATCTTACAACACCCGGGTGATCAAGGGGGAGACATCATATACCGACTGCTCAACACCGAACTAA
- the LOC103438007 gene encoding zinc finger protein BRUTUS-like isoform X1 has translation MAAPLTDGGGGLVVLSNSVNKVESSSVNGCLASTEEPTRRPILIFLFFHKAIRKELDALHRLAMAFATGKRTDIRPLLERYHFLRSIYKHHSNAEDEVIFPALDIRVKNVAQTYSLEHKGETNLFDHLFELLSSNAKNDENFPRELASCTGALQTSVSQHLAKEEEQVLPLLIEKFSVEEQAALVWQFLCSIPVNMMAEFLPWLSSSVSPDEHQDLQKCLRKIVPEEKLLQQVIFTWMGGRNSVDMFGSCLDAPQFQCCVDSGASTSSQHMEKENSACECRTGKRKYLESSTDVSDNIAGHPINEILLWHNAIKRELNEIAEEARKIQCYGDFTNISAFNERLQFIAEVCIFHSIAEDKVIFPAVDGKISFFQEHAEEESQFNEFRCLIENIQSAGAISTSADFYAKLCSHADQIMETIQRHFSNEEVQVLPLAREHFSFKRQRELLYQSLCMMPLRLIERVLPWLVGTLTEDETKNFLKNMQLAAPVPDSALVTLFSGWACKARSQGSCLSSSAIGCCPVKSFTDIEEGFVRSACACSSASSARDSLTPAQANNVKRPAKRNVSMSCKHNGSDQSCRVPGLGVNSNNLGPSSLFGAKSLRSLSFSSGAPSLNSSLFVWEMDHSSSDIGCGERPIDTIFKFHKAIRKDLEYLDSESGKLSYCDETTLRQFIGRFRLLWGLYRAHSNAEDDIVFPALESKEALHNVSHSYTLDHKQEEKLFEDISCVLSELSHLHKSLQKDHMDEDSAGSSIGFSAANGNYSKKYDKLATKLQGMCKSIKVTLDQHIFREELELWPLFGRHFTVEEQDKIVGRIIGTTGAEVLQSMLPWVTSALTQDEQNKMMDTWKQATKNTMFNEWLNECWKGISELTSQTETSESSTPQKGVEFQESLDQTDQMFKPGWKDIFRMNQNELESEIRKVYRDATLDPRRKAYLVQNLMTSRWIATQQKLPQEIAGESSNGEDMVGHSPMYRDAEKKEFGCEHYKRNCKLRAACCGKLFTCRFCHDNVSDHSMDRKATSEMMCMRCLTVQPVGPICTTPSCNELSMAKYYCNICKFFDDERTVYHCPFCNLCRLGKGLGIDFFHCMTCNCCLGIKLVNHKCLEKSLETNCPICCDFLFTSSATVRALPCGHYMHSACFQAYTSSHYTCPICSKSLGDMAVYFGMLDALLAAEQLPEEYRNRCQDILCNDCDRKGTSRFHWLYHKCGNCGSYNTRVIKGETSYTDCSTPN, from the exons ATGGCGGCGCCGTTAACGGATGGAGGCGGAGGACTGGTGGTTCTGTCGAATTCCGTCAACAAGGTGGAATCGTCATCGGTCAATGGCTGCTTGGCGAGCACGGAGGAGCCGACAAGGAGGCCGATTCTGATTTTCCTGTTCTTTCACAAGGCAATTCGGAAGGAGCTCGATGCGCTCCACCGACTGGCCATGGCCTTCGCCACCGGAAAGAGAACCGATATACGGCCGCTGCTCGAGCGCTACCATTTTTTGAGATCGATTTACAAGCACCACTCCAATGCCGAAGACGAG GTAATCTTTCCAGCTCTTGATATACGCGTGAAGAATGTAGCACAAACATACTCGCTTGAGCATAAGGGCGAAACAAATCTTTTTGATCATCTATTTGAGCTGCTAAGTTCAAATGcgaaaaatgatgaaaatttccCAAGAGAGCTAGCGTCTTGTACAGGAGCTCTACAAACATCAGTTAGCCAACACCTGGCAAAGGAGGAGGAACAG GTCCTTCCCTTACTCATTGAGAAATTTTCAGTTGAAGAGCAGGCAGCTCTGGTCTGGCAGTTTCTGTGCAGCATTCCTGTGAATATGATGGCCGAGTTCCTTCCATGGCTTTCATCATCTGTTTCACCTGATGAACATCAGGATTTGCAAAAATGCTTAAGGAAGATTGTTCCAGAGGAAAAGCTTCTTCAACAA GTCATTTTCACCTGGATGGGAGGTAGAAACAGTGTTGACATGTTCGGAAGTTGTCTAGATGCCCCTCAGTTCCAATGTTGTGTGGATTCTGGTGCTAGCACATCAAGTCAACATATGGAGAAGGAAAATTCTGCATGCGAGTGCAGGACTGGGAAAAGGAAGTACTTAGAATCAAGTACTGATGTTTCTGATAACATTGCAGGGCACCCAATAAATGAAATACTTCTTTGGCATAATGCCATTAAAAGGGAGTTAAATGAGATAGCTGAGGAGGCTAGGAAGATACAATGTTATGGAGATTTTACTAATATATCAGCTTTCAATGAGAGGTTGCAATTTATCGCTGAAGTTTGCATCTTTCACAG TATTGCTGAGGACAAGGTCATATTTCCAGCAGTTGATGGAAAAATTTCCTTTTTCCAAGAGCATGCTGAAGAAGAAAGTCAATTCAACGAATTCAGGTGTTTGATTGAAAATATTCAAAGTGCAGGAGCCATCTCTACTTCCGCTGATTTTTATGCAAAGTTATGTTCTCATGCTGATCAAATAATGGAAACTATCCAGAGGCACTTTAGCAATGAAGAAGTTCAG GTTCTTCCACTTGCTCGAGAGCACTTCAGCTTCAAAAGGCAGCGTGAACTTTTGTATCAATCTTTGTGTATGATGCCCTTAAGACTGATTGAGCGTGTTTTACCTTGGCTGGTTGGAACGTTGACTGAAGATGAAACaaagaattttctcaaaaacaTGCAGTTAGCAG CTCCAGTGCCTGATTCTGCTTTAGTAACACTCTTTTCGGGATGGGCATGCAAGGCTCGTAGTCAGGGTTCATGCTTGTCGTCAAGTGCAATTGGTTGCTGTCCTGTTAAAAGCTTCACTGATATTGAAGAAGGTTTTGTTCGTTCAGCATGTGCGTGTTCTTCCGCATCGTCTGCTAGAGACAGCCTGACACCAGCTCAAGCAAATAATGTGAAGAGGCCAGCCAAACGAAATGTTTCTATGTCATGCAAACACAATGGTAGTGACCAGTCCTGCCGTGTCCCAGGTTTAGGAGTGAACAGCAATAATCTTGGGCCGAGTTCTCTTTTTGGGGCCAAGTCTTTGCGATCCTTATCTTTCAGCTCTGGTGCCCCATCACTGAATTCCAGTCTTTTTGTCTGGGAAATGGATCATTCTTCTTCTGATATTGGCTGTGGGGAACGCCCTATTGATActatttttaaatttcataaagcCATACGCAAAGATTTGGAGTATTTAGATAGTGAATCTGGAAAGCTTAGTTATTGTGATGAAACCACTCTTCGGCAGTTCATAGGAAGGTTTCGTTTACTGTGGGGATTATACAGAGCGCATAGTAATGCGGAGGATGATATAGTGTTTCCTGCACTGGAATCCAAAGAGGCGCTTCATAATGTGAGTCACTCATACACACTGGACCATAAACAGGAGGAGAAATTATTTGAAGATATCTCATGTGTTCTGTCGGAGCTTTCTCACCTTCATAAAAGCTTGCAAAAGGATCACATGGACGAGGATTCAGCTGGAAGTAGCATTGGCTTTTCTGCTGCTAATGGTAACTACTCTAAAAAGTATGACAAGCTAGCTACGAAGCTTCAAGGAATGTGCAAATCAATCAAGGTTACACTAGATCAGCATATTTTCAGGGAAGAACTGGAGCTGTGGCCATTATTCGGCAGACACTTCACTGTGGAGGAGCAAGACAAAATAGTTGGCCGCATTATTGGGACCACGGGTGCTGAGGTGCTCCAATCAATGTTACCATGGGTGACTTCTGCACTTACTCAGGATGAACAGAACAAAATGATGGATACGTGGAAGCAAGCAACTAAAAATACAATGTTCAATGAGTGGCTTAATGAATGCTGGAAAGGAATTTCAGAATTAACTTCACAGACTGAAACATCGGAAAGTAGCACTCCTCAAAAAG ggGTTGAATTTCAAGAAAGCTTGGATCAGACTGATCAGATGTTCAAACCTGGTTGGAAGGATATTTTCCGTATGAATCAAAATGAACTTGAGTCAGAGATCAGAAAGGTTTATCGTGATGCGACTCTTGATCCAAGGAGAAAGGCATATCTTGTGCAGAATCTTATGACTAG CCGCTGGATAGCTACTCAGCAGAAGTTACCTCAAGAAATAGCTGGAGAATCATCTAATGGTGAAGACATGGTTGGACACTCACCAATGTATCGAGATGCTGAGAAAAAAGAGTTTGGGTGTGAACACTATAAAAGAAACTGTAAACTCCGAGCTGCTTGCTGTGGCAAGTTATTTACGTGTAGATTTTGCCATGACAATGTGAGCGATCATTCAATGGATAG GAAAGCAACATCTGAAATGATGTGCATGCGCTGCCTGACCGTTCAGCCTGTTGGGCCAATATGCACTACACCTTCATGCAATGAACTCTCCATGGCAAAGTACTACTGCAATATATGTAAATTTTTTGACGATGAAAG GACTGTGTATCATTGCCCATTTTGCAATTTATGCCGACTTGGAAAGGGTCTTGGCATTGACTTCTTTCATTGCATGACATGCAATTGTTGCCTGGGGATAAAGTTAGTGAACCACAAGTGCCTGGAGAAGAGTTTAGAAACAAATTGCCCCATCTGCTGTGATTTCTTATTCACATCAAGTGCAACGGTTCGAGCTCTGCCTTGTGGCCACTACATGCATTCTGCTTGCTTTCAG GCATACACTTCCAGTCACTATACTTGTCCAATTTGCAGCAAATCTTTGGGAGATATGGCA GTTTACTTTGGCATGCTTGACGCATTATTGGCTGCCGAGCAGCTTCCAGAGGAATACAGGAACCGTTGTCAG GACATTCTATGTAACGACTGTGATCGAAAGGGTACCTCACGGTTTCACTGGCTATATCACAAGTGCGGGAACTGCGGATCTTACAACACCCGGGTGATCAAGGGGGAGACATCATATACCGACTGCTCAACACCGAACTAA
- the LOC139196944 gene encoding putative receptor protein kinase ZmPK1, giving the protein MTGANFTLLSKNGKFSVVNASSLVFNDTDVYQSLTNAFQSLDSEGKVQQVNGQSFITSDFGLNRSRRLTIDDDGNFRIYSFDPSLRQWNIVWQAGYELCRVHGMCGLNAICVSDGSSSSYCVCPLGFRESTGGIKDGGCERKIKLTNLGNTRFERLDYVNFTGGSNQTNWPATNFSVCESRCLARNNCLGFMFKYDGKGYCVLQLERLLYGYWSPGSETAMFLRVDKSETDRSNFTGMTELLETTCPVQISLPLPPEDSNATTRNIVILYILLSEVLPFWAQDGDWDLPADFAGEVGF; this is encoded by the coding sequence ATGACCGGAGCTAATTTCACCCTTCTCTCCAAAAACGGCAAGTTCAGCGTCGTCAACGCAAGTAGTTTAGTCTTCAACGACACTGACGTCTACCAGAGTCTCACCAACGCTTTCCAGTCTCTGGACTCCGAAGGCAAAGTGCAGCAGGTAAACGGCCAGTCGTTTATCACCTCCGATTTCGGCCTGAATCGATCTCGAAGACTAACGATCGACGACGACGGGAATTTCAGAATTTACAGCTTCGACCCCAGTCTACGGCAATGGAACATCGTCTGGCAAGCCGGGTACGAATTGTGCCGAGTCCACGGCATGTGCGGGCTGAACGCCATCTGCGTCAGCGACGGTTCGAGCTCCTCTTACTGCGTGTGCCCGTTGGGATTTAGAGAATCCACCGGCGGAATCAAAGACGGAGGGTGCGAAAGGAAAATTAAGCTCACGAATTTGGGGAACACCAGATTTGAGCGGCTTGATTACGTGAATTTCACGGGCGGGTCGAACCAGACCAATTGGCCCGCCACCAACTTCAGCGTCTGCGAATCGAGATGCCTGGCGAGAAACAATTGCCTCGGATTCATGTTCAAATATGACGGCAAAGGCTACTGCGTGCTCCAGCTCGAGAGATTGTTATACGGGTACTGGTCGCCCGGATCCGAAACCGCTATGTTTCTCCGGGTCGACAAATCGGAGACTGACAGGTCGAATTTTACAGGGATGACGGAGCTGCTGGAGACGACGTGTCCCGTTCAGATAAGCCTCCCGCTTCCGCCGGAGGATTCGAACGCGACGACAAGGAACATTGTGATTCTGTACATTTTGCTAAGTGAGGTTCTGCCGTTCTGGGCACAGGACGGAGATTGGGATCTTCCGGCAGATTTTGCAGGGGAGGTTGGATTTTGA